One region of Solea senegalensis isolate Sse05_10M linkage group LG14, IFAPA_SoseM_1, whole genome shotgun sequence genomic DNA includes:
- the LOC122780326 gene encoding B-cell receptor CD22-like isoform X1: MSLTTAARGLVLFLLTVPVIQGQKGYDVKYTSTEICGLRGSTVDISCTYTYPRRVDDHDTTVQESFWFIRESNGIYADLKSDPDYSDRVEYLCDNNRCTLTIKDLRESDAALYKFRFITNQPRGSFTGSPGVTLSVTDLQVQVDTLHEHQFYNNAKLTCQSSCLPDHSSFIWYEGQSKATEGATYSARFSSSDSISCAVKGHESSHSPSVLIWRRKGYDVKYTSTEICGFRGSTVDISCTYTYPHRVHNQDTKIQESFWFIKESDADLKSDPDYSGRVEYLCDNNRCTLTIKDLRESDAALYKFRFITNQPGGRFTGLPGVTLSVTDPQLQINVRSLAHYSPWKELTCHSSCQLPDYLSYVWYNNGQEVGGKTKYLLLRVFSPTDSYHCEHGSIRSPPVYAPKLPSVSVSSSGQIVEGSSVTLTCSSDANPEATCIWYKNQTLIKGAERIYRLSPISSEDRGLYECSCQNLYGTTTTSKYLHVQYAPKSPSVSVSPSGQIVEGRSVTLTCSSDANPAATYTWYKENTHAHAQLLREGLREFVFTSIQSSDSGLYRCVARNELGESPGKITVAVEYAPKLPSVSVSPSGIVEGSSVTLTCSADANPEATCIWYKNQTLIKGAERIYHLSPISSEDRGLYECSCQNVYGTTTTSKYLHVQYAPKLPSVSVSPSGQIVEGRSVTLTCSADANPEATCIWYKNQTLIKGAERIYRLSPISSEDRGRYECSCQNLYGTRITSKYVDVLYAPKSPSVSVSPSGLIMEGSSVTLTCSSDANPAADYTWYKDNEDSVKATGHNFTITDIRPEHGGHYYCQVKNTRGSQSAMFRLNVTVSTEVLKTAITGTSAAVLFVMVLLTIIFLMRKKRTSEQPSEPGDRANHSEQLEEVIEPHYVSVHFVKKQTDGIYSNIQPGPHRNMMKQKENEEDVVEYSAVKFRSRGQETVEDPTALYSVLKKPTR, from the exons ATGAGTTTAACGACAGCAGCCAGAGGATTAGTTCTCTTCCTTCTCACTGTGCCAG TGATACAAGGTCAGAAAGGTTATGACGTTAAATACACTTCTACTGAGATCTGTGGCCTCAGAGGATCAACAGTGGACATAAGCTGCACCTACACATACCCACGCAGAGTGGATGACCATGACACCACAGTTCAGGAATCATTCTGGTTCATCAGAGAAAGTAATGGGATTTATGCTGATCTGAAATCAGATCCAGATTATTCAGATCGTGTGGAGTATCTGTGTGACAACAACAGATGCACTCTGACAATCAAAGACCTGAGAGAGAGCGACGCAGCTCTGTACAAGTTCAGGTTCATAACAAACCAGCCTAGAGGGAGTTTTACTGGTTCACCTGGAgtcactctgtctgtcacag ATTTACAGGTGCAGGTGGACACATTACATGAACATCAGTTTTATAATAATGCAAAGCTCACATGTCAGAGCAGTTGTCTCCCTGATCATTCGTCATTCATCTGGTACGAAGGTCAATCGAAGGCGACGGAAGGAGCGACTTATTCAGCTCGTTTTTCCTCTTCAGACAGTATTTCCTGTGCCGTGAAAGGACATGAGAGTTCTCACTCTCCATCAGTgt TGATATGGAGGCGGAAAGGTTATGATGTTAAATACACTTCTACTGAGATCTGTGGCTTCAGAGGATCAACAGTGGACATAAGCTGCACCTACACATACCCACACAGAGTGCATAACCAGGACACCAAAATTCAGGAATCATTCTGGTTCATCAAAGAAAGCGATGCTGATCTTAAATCAGATCCAGATTATTCAGGTCGTGTGGAGTATCTGTGTGACAACAACAGATGCACTCTGACAATCAAAGACCTGAGAGAGAGCGACGCAGCTCTGTACAAGTTCAGGTTCATAACAAACCAGCCTGGAGGGAGATTTACTGGTTTACCTGGAgtcactctgtctgtcacag ACCCACAGCTCCAGATTAATGTGAGATCACTTGCTCACTATTCTCCCTGGAAAGAGCTAACATGTCACAGCAGTTGTCAGCTGCCTGATTATCTTTCCTACGTCTGGTACAACAATGGACAGGAagttggaggaaaaacaaaatatcttCTCCTTCGAGTCTTCTCTCCAACAGACAGCTATCACTGTGAACATGGGAGTATCCGTTCTCCTCCAGTCT ATGCTCCAAAGCTTCCCTCTGTGTCAGTGAGTTCCTCTGGTCAGATAGTGGAGGGCAGCTCAGTGACTCTGACCTGCAGCTCTGATGCTAACCCAGAAGCTACTTGTATCTGGTACAAGAATCAAACATTGATTAAAGGAGCAGAGAGAATTTATCGCCTCAGTCCCATCAgctctgaggacagaggactTTACGAGTGCAGCTGTCAGAATCTCTacggaacaacaacaacatctaaaTATCTACATGTCCAGT ATGCTCCAaagtctccctctgtgtctgtgagtcccTCTGGTCAGATAGTGGAGGGCAGGTCAGTGACTCTGACCTGCAGCTCTGATGCTAACCCAGCAGCTACTTACACCTGGTACAAGgagaacacacatgcacacgctcAATTACTCAGAGAGGGACTCAGAGAGTTTGTGTTTACATCTATTCAGTCTTCAGACTCTGGACTGTATCGCTGTGTGGCTCGTAATGAGCTGGGAGAAAGTCCAGGAAAAATCACTGTTGCTGTGGAAT ATGCTCCAAAGCTTCCCTCTGTGTCAGTGAGCCCCTCTGGTATAGTGGAGGGCAGTTCAGTGACTCTGACCTGCAGCGCTGATGCTAACCCAGAAGCTACTTGTATCTGGTACAAGAATCAAACATTGATTAAAGGAGCGGAGAGAATTTATCACCTCAGTCCCATCAgctctgaggacagaggactTTACGAGTGCAGCTGTCAGAATGTCTacggaacaacaacaacatctaaaTATCTACATGTCCAGT ATGCTCCAAAGCTTCCCTCTGTGTCAGTGAGCCCCTCTGGTCAGATAGTGGAGGGCAGGTCAGTGACTCTGACCTGCAGCGCTGATGCTAACCCAGAAGCTACTTGTATCTGGTACAAGAATCAAACATTGATTAAAGGAGCAGAGAGAATTTATCGCCTCAGTCCCATCAgctctgaggacagaggacgtTACGAGTGCAGCTGTCAGAATCTCTACGGAACAAGAATAACATCTAAATATGTAGATGTTCTCT ATGCTCCAAAGTCTCCCTCTGTGTCAGTGAGCCCCTCTGGTCTGATAATGGAGGGCAGCTCAGTGACTCTGACCTGCAGCTCTGATGCTAACCCAGCAGCTGATTACACCTGGTACAAGGACAATGAAGACTCAGTAAAAGCAACAGGACACAACTTCACCATCACTGACATCAGACCTGAACATGGAGGACATTATTACTGTCAAGTCAAGAACACCAGAGGGAGCCAGAGCGCCATGTTCAGGTTGAATGTGACAG TTTCCACTGAAGTATTAAAAACAGCAATCACTGGAACAAgcgctgctgttttgtttgtcatggTACTTCTCACCATCATCTTTCTGATGAG AAAAAAGAGGACCTCTGAGCAGCCATCTGAGCCTGGAGATAGAGCAAACCACAGTGAACAG TTGGAGGAAGTGATTGAGCCTCACTACGTCAGCGTCCACTTTGTGAAGAAGCAGACAGATGGAATCTATTCCAACATCCAGCCTGGGCCTCACAGAAACATGATGAAGCAGAAGGAGAACGAGGAGGATGTTGTTGAGTATTCTGCTGTCAAGTTCAG ATCCAGAGGACAGGAAACTGTGGAGGATCCAACTGCGTTgtacagtgtgttaaaaaaacccACTCGCTGA
- the LOC122780326 gene encoding sialoadhesin-like isoform X2 → MSLTTAARGLVLFLLTVPVIQGQKGYDVKYTSTEICGLRGSTVDISCTYTYPRRVDDHDTTVQESFWFIRESNGIYADLKSDPDYSDRVEYLCDNNRCTLTIKDLRESDAALYKFRFITNQPRGSFTGSPGVTLSVTDLQVQVDTLHEHQFYNNAKLTCQSSCLPDHSSFIWYEGQSKATEGATYSARFSSSDSISCAVKGHESSHSPSVLIWRRKGYDVKYTSTEICGFRGSTVDISCTYTYPHRVHNQDTKIQESFWFIKESDADLKSDPDYSGRVEYLCDNNRCTLTIKDLRESDAALYKFRFITNQPGGRFTGLPGVTLSVTDPQLQINVRSLAHYSPWKELTCHSSCQLPDYLSYVWYNNGQEVGGKTKYLLLRVFSPTDSYHCEHGSIRSPPVYAPKLPSVSVSSSGQIVEGSSVTLTCSSDANPEATCIWYKNQTLIKGAERIYRLSPISSEDRGLYECSCQNLYGTTTTSKYLHVQYAPKLPSVSVSPSGIVEGSSVTLTCSADANPEATCIWYKNQTLIKGAERIYHLSPISSEDRGLYECSCQNVYGTTTTSKYLHVQYAPKLPSVSVSPSGQIVEGRSVTLTCSADANPEATCIWYKNQTLIKGAERIYRLSPISSEDRGRYECSCQNLYGTRITSKYVDVLYAPKSPSVSVSPSGLIMEGSSVTLTCSSDANPAADYTWYKDNEDSVKATGHNFTITDIRPEHGGHYYCQVKNTRGSQSAMFRLNVTVSTEVLKTAITGTSAAVLFVMVLLTIIFLMRKKRTSEQPSEPGDRANHSEQLEEVIEPHYVSVHFVKKQTDGIYSNIQPGPHRNMMKQKENEEDVVEYSAVKFRSRGQETVEDPTALYSVLKKPTR, encoded by the exons ATGAGTTTAACGACAGCAGCCAGAGGATTAGTTCTCTTCCTTCTCACTGTGCCAG TGATACAAGGTCAGAAAGGTTATGACGTTAAATACACTTCTACTGAGATCTGTGGCCTCAGAGGATCAACAGTGGACATAAGCTGCACCTACACATACCCACGCAGAGTGGATGACCATGACACCACAGTTCAGGAATCATTCTGGTTCATCAGAGAAAGTAATGGGATTTATGCTGATCTGAAATCAGATCCAGATTATTCAGATCGTGTGGAGTATCTGTGTGACAACAACAGATGCACTCTGACAATCAAAGACCTGAGAGAGAGCGACGCAGCTCTGTACAAGTTCAGGTTCATAACAAACCAGCCTAGAGGGAGTTTTACTGGTTCACCTGGAgtcactctgtctgtcacag ATTTACAGGTGCAGGTGGACACATTACATGAACATCAGTTTTATAATAATGCAAAGCTCACATGTCAGAGCAGTTGTCTCCCTGATCATTCGTCATTCATCTGGTACGAAGGTCAATCGAAGGCGACGGAAGGAGCGACTTATTCAGCTCGTTTTTCCTCTTCAGACAGTATTTCCTGTGCCGTGAAAGGACATGAGAGTTCTCACTCTCCATCAGTgt TGATATGGAGGCGGAAAGGTTATGATGTTAAATACACTTCTACTGAGATCTGTGGCTTCAGAGGATCAACAGTGGACATAAGCTGCACCTACACATACCCACACAGAGTGCATAACCAGGACACCAAAATTCAGGAATCATTCTGGTTCATCAAAGAAAGCGATGCTGATCTTAAATCAGATCCAGATTATTCAGGTCGTGTGGAGTATCTGTGTGACAACAACAGATGCACTCTGACAATCAAAGACCTGAGAGAGAGCGACGCAGCTCTGTACAAGTTCAGGTTCATAACAAACCAGCCTGGAGGGAGATTTACTGGTTTACCTGGAgtcactctgtctgtcacag ACCCACAGCTCCAGATTAATGTGAGATCACTTGCTCACTATTCTCCCTGGAAAGAGCTAACATGTCACAGCAGTTGTCAGCTGCCTGATTATCTTTCCTACGTCTGGTACAACAATGGACAGGAagttggaggaaaaacaaaatatcttCTCCTTCGAGTCTTCTCTCCAACAGACAGCTATCACTGTGAACATGGGAGTATCCGTTCTCCTCCAGTCT ATGCTCCAAAGCTTCCCTCTGTGTCAGTGAGTTCCTCTGGTCAGATAGTGGAGGGCAGCTCAGTGACTCTGACCTGCAGCTCTGATGCTAACCCAGAAGCTACTTGTATCTGGTACAAGAATCAAACATTGATTAAAGGAGCAGAGAGAATTTATCGCCTCAGTCCCATCAgctctgaggacagaggactTTACGAGTGCAGCTGTCAGAATCTCTacggaacaacaacaacatctaaaTATCTACATGTCCAGT ATGCTCCAAAGCTTCCCTCTGTGTCAGTGAGCCCCTCTGGTATAGTGGAGGGCAGTTCAGTGACTCTGACCTGCAGCGCTGATGCTAACCCAGAAGCTACTTGTATCTGGTACAAGAATCAAACATTGATTAAAGGAGCGGAGAGAATTTATCACCTCAGTCCCATCAgctctgaggacagaggactTTACGAGTGCAGCTGTCAGAATGTCTacggaacaacaacaacatctaaaTATCTACATGTCCAGT ATGCTCCAAAGCTTCCCTCTGTGTCAGTGAGCCCCTCTGGTCAGATAGTGGAGGGCAGGTCAGTGACTCTGACCTGCAGCGCTGATGCTAACCCAGAAGCTACTTGTATCTGGTACAAGAATCAAACATTGATTAAAGGAGCAGAGAGAATTTATCGCCTCAGTCCCATCAgctctgaggacagaggacgtTACGAGTGCAGCTGTCAGAATCTCTACGGAACAAGAATAACATCTAAATATGTAGATGTTCTCT ATGCTCCAAAGTCTCCCTCTGTGTCAGTGAGCCCCTCTGGTCTGATAATGGAGGGCAGCTCAGTGACTCTGACCTGCAGCTCTGATGCTAACCCAGCAGCTGATTACACCTGGTACAAGGACAATGAAGACTCAGTAAAAGCAACAGGACACAACTTCACCATCACTGACATCAGACCTGAACATGGAGGACATTATTACTGTCAAGTCAAGAACACCAGAGGGAGCCAGAGCGCCATGTTCAGGTTGAATGTGACAG TTTCCACTGAAGTATTAAAAACAGCAATCACTGGAACAAgcgctgctgttttgtttgtcatggTACTTCTCACCATCATCTTTCTGATGAG AAAAAAGAGGACCTCTGAGCAGCCATCTGAGCCTGGAGATAGAGCAAACCACAGTGAACAG TTGGAGGAAGTGATTGAGCCTCACTACGTCAGCGTCCACTTTGTGAAGAAGCAGACAGATGGAATCTATTCCAACATCCAGCCTGGGCCTCACAGAAACATGATGAAGCAGAAGGAGAACGAGGAGGATGTTGTTGAGTATTCTGCTGTCAAGTTCAG ATCCAGAGGACAGGAAACTGTGGAGGATCCAACTGCGTTgtacagtgtgttaaaaaaacccACTCGCTGA
- the LOC122780326 gene encoding B-cell receptor CD22-like isoform X3, with protein MSLTTAARGLVLFLLTVPVIQGQKGYDVKYTSTEICGLRGSTVDISCTYTYPRRVDDHDTTVQESFWFIRESNGIYADLKSDPDYSDRVEYLCDNNRCTLTIKDLRESDAALYKFRFITNQPRGSFTGSPGVTLSVTDLQVQVDTLHEHQFYNNAKLTCQSSCLPDHSSFIWYEGQSKATEGATYSARFSSSDSISCAVKGHESSHSPSVLIWRRKGYDVKYTSTEICGFRGSTVDISCTYTYPHRVHNQDTKIQESFWFIKESDADLKSDPDYSGRVEYLCDNNRCTLTIKDLRESDAALYKFRFITNQPGGRFTGLPGVTLSVTDPQLQINVRSLAHYSPWKELTCHSSCQLPDYLSYVWYNNGQEVGGKTKYLLLRVFSPTDSYHCEHGSIRSPPVYAPKLPSVSVSPSGIVEGSSVTLTCSADANPEATCIWYKNQTLIKGAERIYHLSPISSEDRGLYECSCQNVYGTTTTSKYLHVQYAPKLPSVSVSPSGQIVEGRSVTLTCSADANPEATCIWYKNQTLIKGAERIYRLSPISSEDRGRYECSCQNLYGTRITSKYVDVLYAPKSPSVSVSPSGLIMEGSSVTLTCSSDANPAADYTWYKDNEDSVKATGHNFTITDIRPEHGGHYYCQVKNTRGSQSAMFRLNVTVSTEVLKTAITGTSAAVLFVMVLLTIIFLMRKKRTSEQPSEPGDRANHSEQLEEVIEPHYVSVHFVKKQTDGIYSNIQPGPHRNMMKQKENEEDVVEYSAVKFRSRGQETVEDPTALYSVLKKPTR; from the exons ATGAGTTTAACGACAGCAGCCAGAGGATTAGTTCTCTTCCTTCTCACTGTGCCAG TGATACAAGGTCAGAAAGGTTATGACGTTAAATACACTTCTACTGAGATCTGTGGCCTCAGAGGATCAACAGTGGACATAAGCTGCACCTACACATACCCACGCAGAGTGGATGACCATGACACCACAGTTCAGGAATCATTCTGGTTCATCAGAGAAAGTAATGGGATTTATGCTGATCTGAAATCAGATCCAGATTATTCAGATCGTGTGGAGTATCTGTGTGACAACAACAGATGCACTCTGACAATCAAAGACCTGAGAGAGAGCGACGCAGCTCTGTACAAGTTCAGGTTCATAACAAACCAGCCTAGAGGGAGTTTTACTGGTTCACCTGGAgtcactctgtctgtcacag ATTTACAGGTGCAGGTGGACACATTACATGAACATCAGTTTTATAATAATGCAAAGCTCACATGTCAGAGCAGTTGTCTCCCTGATCATTCGTCATTCATCTGGTACGAAGGTCAATCGAAGGCGACGGAAGGAGCGACTTATTCAGCTCGTTTTTCCTCTTCAGACAGTATTTCCTGTGCCGTGAAAGGACATGAGAGTTCTCACTCTCCATCAGTgt TGATATGGAGGCGGAAAGGTTATGATGTTAAATACACTTCTACTGAGATCTGTGGCTTCAGAGGATCAACAGTGGACATAAGCTGCACCTACACATACCCACACAGAGTGCATAACCAGGACACCAAAATTCAGGAATCATTCTGGTTCATCAAAGAAAGCGATGCTGATCTTAAATCAGATCCAGATTATTCAGGTCGTGTGGAGTATCTGTGTGACAACAACAGATGCACTCTGACAATCAAAGACCTGAGAGAGAGCGACGCAGCTCTGTACAAGTTCAGGTTCATAACAAACCAGCCTGGAGGGAGATTTACTGGTTTACCTGGAgtcactctgtctgtcacag ACCCACAGCTCCAGATTAATGTGAGATCACTTGCTCACTATTCTCCCTGGAAAGAGCTAACATGTCACAGCAGTTGTCAGCTGCCTGATTATCTTTCCTACGTCTGGTACAACAATGGACAGGAagttggaggaaaaacaaaatatcttCTCCTTCGAGTCTTCTCTCCAACAGACAGCTATCACTGTGAACATGGGAGTATCCGTTCTCCTCCAGTCT ATGCTCCAAAGCTTCCCTCTGTGTCAGTGAGCCCCTCTGGTATAGTGGAGGGCAGTTCAGTGACTCTGACCTGCAGCGCTGATGCTAACCCAGAAGCTACTTGTATCTGGTACAAGAATCAAACATTGATTAAAGGAGCGGAGAGAATTTATCACCTCAGTCCCATCAgctctgaggacagaggactTTACGAGTGCAGCTGTCAGAATGTCTacggaacaacaacaacatctaaaTATCTACATGTCCAGT ATGCTCCAAAGCTTCCCTCTGTGTCAGTGAGCCCCTCTGGTCAGATAGTGGAGGGCAGGTCAGTGACTCTGACCTGCAGCGCTGATGCTAACCCAGAAGCTACTTGTATCTGGTACAAGAATCAAACATTGATTAAAGGAGCAGAGAGAATTTATCGCCTCAGTCCCATCAgctctgaggacagaggacgtTACGAGTGCAGCTGTCAGAATCTCTACGGAACAAGAATAACATCTAAATATGTAGATGTTCTCT ATGCTCCAAAGTCTCCCTCTGTGTCAGTGAGCCCCTCTGGTCTGATAATGGAGGGCAGCTCAGTGACTCTGACCTGCAGCTCTGATGCTAACCCAGCAGCTGATTACACCTGGTACAAGGACAATGAAGACTCAGTAAAAGCAACAGGACACAACTTCACCATCACTGACATCAGACCTGAACATGGAGGACATTATTACTGTCAAGTCAAGAACACCAGAGGGAGCCAGAGCGCCATGTTCAGGTTGAATGTGACAG TTTCCACTGAAGTATTAAAAACAGCAATCACTGGAACAAgcgctgctgttttgtttgtcatggTACTTCTCACCATCATCTTTCTGATGAG AAAAAAGAGGACCTCTGAGCAGCCATCTGAGCCTGGAGATAGAGCAAACCACAGTGAACAG TTGGAGGAAGTGATTGAGCCTCACTACGTCAGCGTCCACTTTGTGAAGAAGCAGACAGATGGAATCTATTCCAACATCCAGCCTGGGCCTCACAGAAACATGATGAAGCAGAAGGAGAACGAGGAGGATGTTGTTGAGTATTCTGCTGTCAAGTTCAG ATCCAGAGGACAGGAAACTGTGGAGGATCCAACTGCGTTgtacagtgtgttaaaaaaacccACTCGCTGA